In Serratia marcescens subsp. marcescens ATCC 13880, a single genomic region encodes these proteins:
- a CDS encoding non-ribosomal peptide synthetase has product MSVIGLINLMEMAKQGAKFGELSPRRQTIEHVDAAALSAVQEDITAFLSVCTPDNSERHTGEKPCYTVNHYAGQYLWLYENFTKNSPLYNIPIAKEILGPFEPERLLAALKKLLKRHGALCGRYRLDGEAITVDIVHPDETIFEHSLEDISRLNSEEQQENMLAALNAQCTIPFDLAAEYPLRCRILRKSAQHHYLFLTFHHCVVDGWTANLLVDELSRDYQAYEEHWHYDNGQAFFRYLEDPFLAVANVDDSMAFWRDELDGAPEKHALEYDIAITAAGKTQNIVRTSLTNELEPALAQLAKHNGTTLFTLLHSAFALLIARESATDRVVIGSPIANRNEPTLNDAVGSFVNTIAHQFIITGDDSFTALLQKNANKFARAFKHQGLPFSYLVEQLKPTRGKFHPIFQIMFVCQHRKSNELNLGGAQVNPLPRSYAPPKFDLVLEVISGAEGIQLEWQYNAKLFTPERINGLAQAYALLLQQIACDPSQAVDHYSLAPMADNRQLRQLSVGQAMPACLRQPLSDRLLRAAHQHGDRPALFEGDQVWHYDRLLRHAGLVAHWLNAHTAPGALIAIDLPRGAHQAIAALGVILAGRAYLPLAEGLPDARVAAIMRISGCAWVVSNRVHHRARYPQTTRVQDLEALFSPPVTGAATFPPGEAEALAYVIYTSGTTGTPKGVAMEHGAVTNTLLTMNQLFNVSHRDNVLALADLAFDLSVYDLFGSWLAGASVTVLSPHDAKEPSAWLHAIRQRKISIWNSVPAILQMLVQYCAQENILSLPQLRHIWLSGDRISPRLIAEAHRLCPNATITSLGGATEGAIWSIYHPLTRDTHYRNAIPYGTALPNQSMWVLNEKLEPCGFGVTGDIYIGGVGVAREYWRDRQTTAGSFVLLPTTGERVYRTGDRGRWHRSGYIEFLGREDQQVKLQGFRVELGDVEFALKSSELVAEACVVCRDETRNGTPYLEAYFTLTEAGKASVKAEQRIREQVTAALPAYMAPSHYHLIERFPLSRNGKLDRTLLSPGTERSQASDVVPAASAELMLLRELLADTLGCAPDKIDPYASFFSNGGSSLSGITFLGNIKRALNVELTLAEILGYSQLDKLAERLRDNAPLPLSILSGAADRPSLPTLYLVHGAGGQVHQYAKWTKQLSACANIITIASPGLAAPGADDTLTLQRLAASHLTAIPRAKRDTAVIAGWSLGGQLAVHMAAQATEQGAPFAHAVLVDSGLPAQPPSVNRGFSVAQSYLSLFDSLGIARHLCRHQETNAIDSFANEIKMHYALNQSVLAEKITLEHAEAFCWALKKSFDLTNNAGPLPQIAIPLTLWLSQQRQRKHPNLAQRWERQSSHDVQLNYCAETHYSILNNAQLLRALTRMLRALSTSLE; this is encoded by the coding sequence ATGAGCGTCATCGGCTTGATCAATCTGATGGAAATGGCGAAACAGGGAGCAAAATTCGGCGAACTGTCGCCTCGACGCCAAACCATCGAGCATGTTGACGCCGCCGCACTCAGTGCGGTGCAGGAAGACATTACCGCATTTTTATCTGTCTGTACGCCGGACAATTCAGAGCGGCACACCGGCGAGAAGCCTTGTTACACCGTCAATCACTACGCGGGGCAATACCTGTGGCTGTATGAAAACTTCACCAAGAACAGCCCGCTGTATAACATTCCGATCGCTAAAGAGATCCTGGGGCCCTTTGAACCCGAGCGTTTGCTCGCCGCGTTGAAAAAACTGCTCAAGCGGCACGGTGCGCTTTGCGGCCGCTACCGGCTAGACGGTGAAGCCATCACCGTTGACATCGTGCATCCTGATGAAACCATTTTCGAACACAGCCTCGAGGACATCAGCAGGCTGAACAGTGAAGAGCAGCAAGAAAATATGCTGGCGGCGCTTAACGCCCAGTGTACGATTCCGTTTGACCTCGCGGCTGAGTATCCCCTGCGCTGCCGGATCTTGAGAAAGAGCGCGCAGCACCACTATCTATTCTTGACCTTCCACCATTGCGTGGTCGACGGCTGGACGGCCAATTTGCTGGTGGATGAACTGAGCCGTGACTATCAAGCGTACGAAGAGCATTGGCATTATGACAACGGCCAGGCGTTTTTCCGCTATCTTGAAGACCCTTTCCTCGCCGTCGCCAATGTCGATGACAGCATGGCGTTTTGGCGCGATGAACTGGATGGTGCGCCGGAAAAACACGCGCTTGAATACGATATCGCCATCACCGCGGCAGGCAAAACACAGAATATCGTCAGAACATCGCTTACGAACGAACTGGAGCCGGCCCTGGCCCAGTTAGCCAAACATAACGGTACGACGCTGTTTACGCTGTTGCACTCCGCCTTCGCGTTACTGATTGCCAGAGAATCGGCGACGGATCGCGTGGTCATCGGTAGCCCGATCGCCAACAGGAATGAGCCGACGTTAAACGACGCCGTTGGCAGCTTCGTCAACACGATCGCTCACCAATTTATCATCACTGGCGACGACAGTTTCACCGCGCTGCTGCAAAAGAACGCCAATAAATTTGCGCGCGCTTTCAAACATCAGGGATTGCCCTTCTCTTACCTGGTTGAACAACTCAAGCCCACGCGCGGCAAGTTCCACCCCATTTTTCAAATCATGTTCGTCTGCCAACATCGCAAAAGCAACGAGCTAAATCTTGGCGGTGCGCAGGTTAACCCCCTGCCAAGAAGTTATGCGCCGCCCAAGTTTGATCTGGTTCTGGAAGTAATTTCCGGCGCAGAAGGCATTCAGTTGGAGTGGCAATACAACGCCAAGCTGTTTACGCCGGAGCGTATTAACGGATTGGCGCAAGCTTACGCATTGCTGTTGCAGCAAATTGCCTGCGATCCTTCGCAGGCCGTCGACCACTATTCGCTGGCGCCAATGGCCGATAACCGGCAATTGCGGCAGCTCTCCGTCGGGCAGGCGATGCCGGCCTGCTTGCGGCAACCTCTTTCCGATCGGCTGTTACGCGCTGCCCACCAGCATGGGGATCGCCCGGCGTTGTTCGAGGGAGATCAGGTGTGGCATTACGATCGGCTATTGCGGCACGCCGGCCTCGTGGCGCATTGGCTGAACGCCCATACCGCCCCAGGCGCGCTCATCGCCATCGATCTTCCACGCGGCGCTCATCAAGCTATTGCGGCGCTCGGCGTGATCCTCGCCGGACGCGCCTACTTGCCGTTGGCCGAAGGATTACCGGATGCCCGCGTAGCGGCCATTATGCGAATATCGGGTTGCGCCTGGGTTGTGAGCAATCGGGTTCACCATCGCGCCCGCTATCCGCAGACAACCCGCGTTCAGGATCTGGAGGCGCTGTTTTCTCCCCCTGTCACAGGCGCAGCAACCTTCCCACCAGGCGAAGCGGAAGCACTCGCCTATGTCATTTATACATCGGGGACGACAGGCACGCCAAAAGGCGTGGCGATGGAACACGGCGCCGTCACCAATACCTTGCTGACCATGAATCAACTGTTTAACGTTTCACATCGTGACAACGTATTGGCGCTCGCCGACCTGGCCTTCGATTTATCGGTCTATGACCTGTTCGGCAGTTGGCTAGCCGGCGCATCGGTAACCGTGTTATCGCCGCACGACGCTAAAGAGCCGTCAGCATGGCTACATGCGATACGCCAGCGGAAAATCAGCATCTGGAACTCGGTTCCCGCCATCTTGCAAATGCTGGTGCAATACTGCGCACAAGAAAACATCCTGTCGCTGCCTCAACTGCGGCATATCTGGCTGAGCGGCGATCGTATCTCTCCGCGGCTGATCGCCGAAGCACATCGGCTTTGCCCCAACGCCACCATCACCAGCCTTGGCGGTGCCACCGAAGGGGCAATATGGTCAATTTATCATCCGCTTACACGAGATACGCACTACAGAAACGCCATCCCCTATGGAACCGCATTGCCGAATCAAAGCATGTGGGTGTTGAATGAAAAACTCGAGCCGTGCGGTTTCGGCGTTACCGGCGACATTTATATCGGTGGCGTTGGCGTTGCCCGCGAGTATTGGCGCGATAGGCAAACCACCGCCGGCAGCTTTGTTCTTCTCCCAACCACCGGAGAACGCGTGTACCGCACCGGCGATCGTGGCCGTTGGCATCGCAGCGGTTACATCGAATTTCTCGGCCGCGAAGACCAACAGGTGAAACTGCAGGGTTTTCGCGTCGAATTGGGTGACGTCGAATTCGCGCTCAAAAGCAGCGAACTGGTCGCTGAAGCGTGCGTCGTCTGTCGCGATGAAACCCGGAACGGCACACCGTATCTGGAAGCCTATTTCACATTGACCGAGGCGGGGAAAGCCAGCGTCAAGGCGGAGCAAAGAATACGCGAGCAGGTTACGGCCGCATTGCCCGCGTATATGGCGCCATCCCACTATCATCTTATTGAACGTTTCCCGCTTTCACGCAACGGCAAATTGGATCGCACCTTGCTATCGCCAGGCACCGAACGGAGTCAGGCCAGCGATGTTGTTCCCGCCGCGTCCGCGGAACTCATGCTGCTACGTGAGTTGTTGGCGGATACGTTAGGCTGTGCTCCAGACAAGATCGACCCCTATGCCAGCTTCTTCAGCAATGGCGGCAGCTCGCTTTCCGGCATCACGTTTTTGGGTAACATCAAACGTGCCCTTAATGTGGAATTAACCCTGGCGGAAATCCTTGGCTACTCACAACTCGATAAACTTGCCGAGCGTCTGCGCGATAACGCGCCCCTGCCGTTATCGATTTTGTCCGGCGCAGCCGATCGCCCCTCTCTGCCCACCTTGTATTTGGTGCATGGTGCCGGTGGCCAGGTGCATCAATATGCAAAGTGGACAAAACAACTTTCCGCCTGCGCCAACATCATCACCATCGCCAGCCCGGGGTTGGCCGCGCCAGGCGCAGACGACACACTCACCCTGCAGCGATTGGCCGCCTCCCATTTGACGGCCATACCGCGTGCCAAACGCGACACTGCCGTTATCGCCGGCTGGTCATTGGGCGGCCAATTAGCTGTCCATATGGCGGCGCAGGCTACGGAACAAGGCGCGCCCTTTGCGCATGCGGTGCTTGTCGACAGCGGTTTGCCCGCCCAGCCCCCCTCAGTGAATCGAGGTTTCAGCGTGGCGCAAAGTTACCTCAGCCTGTTCGACTCTCTCGGTATTGCGCGCCATTTGTGTCGGCATCAAGAAACGAACGCGATAGACAGCTTCGCCAACGAGATAAAAATGCACTATGCGCTGAATCAGAGCGTGCTTGCGGAGAAGATCACGCTGGAACATGCCGAAGCCTTTTGTTGGGCGCTGAAAAAATCCTTTGATCTGACGAATAACGCCGGCCCTCTGCCACAGATAGCGATACCGCTGACGCTTTGGCTCAGCCAGCAACGTCAGCGTAAACACCCCAATCTTGCACAACGCTGGGAGAGGCAATCCTCTCATGACGTTCAACTCAATTATTGTGCAGAAACGCATTACAGCATTTTAAACAACGCTCAACTTCTTCGAGCGCTGACGCGGATGCTGCGCGCGTTGTCCACATCATTGGAATAA
- a CDS encoding AMP-binding protein — MSKHQLLDSQAGFYYGTKIGDDKSSYNIAEYVEINHTLDIARMKRAIHRVVSQTPTLHVLFDEDNGTPYQYPVTANISVEWVDLSQSGNDMATAIELMEADAKRPFSLNAAPLFRQKIIRLGEKRFLWYFCSHHLLLDGYGTYLLIHQVAQAYRDQTQQPQDVPAIDALLRAESEYKQSAAYQADRHFWQAASASLPDPMTLACANIPSGQTIRHVTSLPYPVERLALQTEHPSWLARTFVAVMAYLYLCTGEKQQTIGVPMMARTDALSRQALTCKTNVVPLTLDIEDTASCRQLAQTIEHALKQLKKHQAFRYEEIKSLRSVASRSPLFNIVVNIIPFEAAASFSPAQRSEIRNLRSGGAQDLVFNMRPDLDNQTLRLEIDADSGLYDAASLVRHSQGIQTLCTLLYDDPENLSVAALRQRFPLSLLGKTANDTVVDIMQRIDRAAVQAPQRTAILTPEHASSSLRTLSYAVLQQQWRALADVLAPVRAAHTVLLLDLPQGPEAIICMLAALQLKMPFVNLNAKGDGAAYRQLLEQFSDAILITDRTRPSVHSEPGALAHWRASTLNMPTDFAHFTVFRRQTSTEAPAFPVGTSYIMFTSGSTGMPKGVIGARHALNVFVDAAIKCYGIQPHERVLQFAPLHFDACIEEIFMTLGAGAHLCIAPETVKHSFAAFFTFCDDHQISLLDLPTAYFNEMLFASGGEQTLPPAVTTVIIGGESLSPRAKERWFAHYPKGRKLFNSYGPTETTVVATAAEIKNDGAAVTIGTPLDGIYTAIVGEDLRPLPLGCSGELLIAGATVGLGYWQQPTLSAEKFVTLEANGHLMPAFRTGDIACQRQDGQLVFLGRKIREAKIAGQRVNMGEIESCLARLPSIVEIAVLAQSGDAGTELYAHYHSRQPLSEAMRRTLYGELPNAHIPQRFVHHPTPLVKLANGKIDYRTLERQSRMPEPTRELRSTTFNTLVHEVWLATLGSDDGDFFTLGGESLQAIKIINVLNAHCRLDLNLSDILEHPRLADFCRHLTQLAHARYGLDPQHLDIRCAIGRCLSTEAPTSSRLFIQSPEGTDERLLLAALADKRGVDILSPQALPLPAEWSLNAAIFNVPNEATQYASWLDALSALLHTLPGRVNHMIFMHDTAGGARLTQGLLRDFRHERLLLLHKVDARRQAVDAGVTELIALSARLGYFPHIRFDTANERLNGCVLRIFGFDDGENIDHRAAFTMAQRRNPGVQLCSLAHWLNLISAHSDKRPNKSGRTAKTIDVNMEGAH; from the coding sequence ATGAGCAAACATCAATTACTGGATTCACAGGCAGGATTTTACTATGGCACCAAGATCGGCGATGACAAATCGAGCTATAATATCGCGGAATATGTCGAAATAAATCACACTCTCGATATCGCAAGAATGAAACGTGCTATTCATCGTGTCGTCAGCCAAACCCCTACGCTGCACGTTCTGTTTGATGAGGATAACGGCACGCCTTATCAATATCCCGTCACCGCCAATATCTCAGTGGAATGGGTAGATCTTTCGCAGAGCGGCAACGATATGGCCACCGCTATCGAATTAATGGAAGCGGATGCTAAGCGCCCCTTCTCGCTGAACGCGGCGCCGTTATTCAGACAAAAAATCATCAGGCTGGGTGAGAAACGCTTTCTGTGGTATTTCTGCAGCCACCATCTGCTGCTTGATGGTTACGGCACTTATTTGCTGATCCATCAAGTGGCGCAGGCCTACCGAGACCAGACACAACAACCGCAAGACGTACCGGCGATCGATGCCTTGCTCAGGGCTGAATCTGAGTATAAACAGTCAGCCGCCTATCAAGCAGACCGACATTTTTGGCAAGCGGCCAGCGCCTCACTGCCAGACCCGATGACATTAGCCTGCGCCAATATTCCCTCGGGACAGACCATCCGCCATGTGACGTCGTTGCCCTATCCTGTCGAGCGCCTTGCGCTGCAAACCGAACATCCTTCTTGGCTGGCGCGCACTTTTGTAGCGGTGATGGCGTATTTGTACTTATGTACCGGCGAGAAGCAGCAAACGATCGGCGTTCCTATGATGGCGCGAACAGACGCCCTGTCGAGGCAGGCGCTAACCTGCAAGACCAACGTTGTTCCTTTGACTCTCGATATTGAAGACACCGCCTCATGCCGACAGTTGGCGCAAACCATTGAACACGCGCTCAAGCAACTCAAGAAACATCAAGCGTTTCGTTACGAAGAGATAAAAAGTCTGAGGAGCGTCGCCAGCCGCTCGCCGTTGTTCAACATCGTGGTCAATATCATTCCCTTTGAAGCGGCAGCCTCATTCTCTCCCGCTCAGCGTAGTGAAATCCGTAACTTACGCTCAGGAGGCGCGCAGGATCTGGTCTTCAACATGCGTCCCGATCTCGATAACCAAACGCTGCGGCTGGAGATCGATGCCGACTCAGGGCTTTACGATGCGGCCAGTCTGGTGCGGCACAGCCAGGGGATACAGACCTTGTGCACCTTGCTGTACGACGATCCGGAAAATCTTTCCGTCGCGGCATTGCGACAACGTTTCCCGCTCTCGCTGCTGGGTAAAACAGCCAACGACACCGTGGTCGATATCATGCAGCGTATCGATCGTGCCGCCGTTCAAGCGCCGCAACGCACGGCGATCCTCACGCCTGAACACGCTTCGTCATCGCTCAGAACGCTGTCTTATGCCGTTTTGCAGCAGCAGTGGCGTGCGCTGGCCGATGTCCTGGCTCCCGTTCGCGCCGCACATACCGTACTGTTGCTCGACTTGCCGCAAGGGCCGGAGGCCATCATCTGCATGCTTGCTGCGTTGCAATTGAAAATGCCCTTCGTCAACCTGAATGCCAAAGGGGATGGAGCGGCTTACCGTCAACTGCTTGAACAGTTTAGCGACGCTATCCTGATTACCGATCGCACGCGTCCCTCCGTTCATTCCGAGCCTGGCGCATTGGCGCATTGGCGCGCATCGACACTCAATATGCCGACGGATTTCGCACACTTCACCGTGTTTCGCCGGCAAACATCGACTGAAGCGCCGGCGTTCCCGGTCGGAACCAGCTATATCATGTTTACCTCCGGTTCGACGGGAATGCCTAAAGGCGTGATAGGCGCCCGACATGCTCTCAACGTTTTTGTCGATGCGGCGATAAAATGCTATGGCATTCAACCGCACGAACGCGTGTTGCAATTTGCGCCCTTGCATTTCGATGCCTGCATCGAAGAAATTTTCATGACGCTGGGGGCCGGCGCCCACCTGTGTATCGCCCCCGAGACCGTCAAGCACAGCTTTGCCGCTTTCTTCACATTCTGCGACGATCATCAAATCAGCCTGTTGGATCTGCCGACCGCCTACTTTAATGAAATGCTGTTCGCCTCCGGCGGTGAACAGACGCTACCGCCGGCCGTCACTACCGTTATCATCGGCGGCGAAAGCCTTTCACCGCGAGCCAAAGAACGCTGGTTCGCGCACTATCCCAAAGGCAGGAAGTTATTCAACTCCTACGGCCCAACCGAAACAACCGTGGTGGCGACGGCCGCAGAAATCAAAAACGATGGCGCCGCCGTGACGATAGGCACACCGCTGGATGGTATATATACGGCGATCGTCGGCGAGGATCTCAGGCCGTTGCCGCTCGGCTGCAGCGGCGAATTACTGATAGCCGGAGCGACCGTCGGCCTGGGATATTGGCAACAGCCAACGCTGAGCGCGGAAAAGTTCGTCACCCTTGAGGCCAACGGCCATCTCATGCCCGCCTTTCGTACCGGCGATATCGCCTGCCAGCGCCAAGATGGGCAGTTGGTGTTCCTTGGCCGCAAAATTCGTGAAGCGAAAATCGCCGGGCAGCGCGTCAATATGGGTGAGATAGAAAGCTGTCTGGCCCGCTTGCCCTCCATTGTCGAGATTGCCGTACTGGCCCAAAGCGGCGACGCGGGAACGGAACTGTACGCGCATTATCACAGCCGGCAGCCGCTCAGTGAGGCAATGCGCCGCACACTGTACGGCGAATTGCCCAATGCCCATATTCCTCAGCGCTTCGTGCATCATCCAACGCCGCTGGTCAAACTGGCTAACGGCAAGATTGATTATCGCACCCTGGAGAGACAATCCCGGATGCCTGAACCCACACGGGAGTTGCGTTCGACGACATTCAACACCCTAGTGCATGAAGTTTGGCTGGCGACGCTGGGCAGTGACGATGGCGACTTCTTCACGCTCGGCGGCGAGTCCCTGCAGGCCATAAAAATCATTAACGTGCTTAACGCCCACTGTCGGTTGGATCTGAACCTGAGCGACATTCTTGAACATCCAAGACTCGCCGATTTCTGCCGACACCTGACGCAGTTGGCCCATGCACGCTATGGTCTGGATCCGCAGCATCTGGACATCCGTTGCGCTATCGGCCGCTGTCTATCAACCGAGGCGCCGACCAGCAGCAGGCTGTTTATTCAATCTCCCGAAGGCACAGATGAACGGCTTTTATTGGCCGCCCTCGCCGACAAACGCGGTGTGGACATTCTGTCACCGCAGGCGCTGCCGTTGCCTGCTGAATGGTCGCTGAACGCGGCCATATTCAACGTACCGAACGAAGCCACTCAATATGCCAGTTGGCTTGATGCACTTTCGGCCCTGCTGCACACCCTGCCCGGTCGAGTTAACCACATGATCTTTATGCATGATACGGCCGGCGGAGCCAGACTCACGCAAGGCCTGCTACGCGATTTCCGGCATGAGCGGCTACTGTTGCTGCATAAAGTCGATGCGCGCCGCCAAGCCGTCGACGCCGGTGTTACAGAGTTGATAGCCCTCTCTGCGCGGCTGGGTTATTTCCCGCACATTCGGTTCGATACGGCCAATGAGCGATTGAACGGCTGCGTACTGAGGATCTTCGGTTTCGATGATGGCGAGAATATCGACCATCGCGCCGCCTTCACAATGGCGCAGCGGAGAAACCCGGGAGTGCAGTTGTGTAGCTTAGCGCATTGGCTGAATTTGATTTCCGCCCACAGCGACAAACGCCCGAATAAAAGCGGTCGAACAGCGAAAACTATCGACGTCAACATGGAAGGAGCGCACTGA
- a CDS encoding toxin-activating lysine-acyltransferase: MSFIKENQQGKSRFSQYESLGFAVNCMLMNKNYSLYHIKTLQLWTQEAINQNQFKILFDHLDNPIGYITWAYLRDETLSRFINDPQFLLHNSEWDEGGTLCILDFCCKPGSAHLCLEHLKRVHPIVERRTVVWRSRRTGRLMTVKNKEK, encoded by the coding sequence GTGAGTTTTATCAAAGAAAACCAGCAGGGTAAAAGTAGGTTCAGTCAATACGAGAGCCTGGGCTTCGCCGTTAACTGTATGTTGATGAATAAAAATTACAGTTTGTACCATATAAAAACGTTGCAGCTATGGACTCAGGAAGCGATTAATCAAAACCAATTTAAAATATTATTCGACCATTTGGATAACCCGATAGGGTATATAACCTGGGCCTACCTGAGAGATGAGACGCTGAGTCGATTTATTAACGATCCGCAGTTTCTTCTCCATAACTCAGAATGGGATGAGGGCGGCACGCTGTGTATTTTAGATTTTTGCTGCAAGCCAGGCAGCGCGCATTTATGTTTGGAACACCTTAAAAGAGTTCACCCCATCGTAGAACGCCGCACGGTTGTGTGGCGCTCCCGCCGAACGGGCAGACTGATGACTGTAAAAAATAAAGAAAAATAA
- the dcp gene encoding peptidyl-dipeptidase Dcp, which yields MRLSTLVLAIGMALGSQAQAAETQPHADHSALPSGQAKEATVTGEANQHDKQKTQNPFFYQSRLPFQAPPFNLIKESDYAPAIDAGIKQKREEVEKIANNPAKPNFKNTFVALEQAGSLLTRVMNVFGAMTSANTSDALQKLDEETSPKLAALNDDIMLNGKLFARIKAIYQDRDALKLDPESRRLVEVTYKNFELAGANLSDADKAKLKALNQEAATLSTQFTNKLLAASKNGALAITDPAKLDGLSEGELAAAAQAAAERKLEKQWLLVLQNTTQQPLLQSLKDRGTRQALFDASWTRAEKGDGNDTRQTISRLAKVRAEQAKLLGYPNYAAWKLQNQMAKTPDAALSFMRNIVPAATARAEREAKDIQAVIDQQKGDFKVQAWDWQFYAEQVRKAKYDLDESQIKPYFELNNVLNNGVFYAANLLYGISFKERKDIPVYQPDVKVYEVFDKDGKSLALFYTDYFKRDNKGGGAWMSNFVDQSKLNGTKPVIYNVANFTKPAPGQPALLSYDDVITMFHEFGHALHGMFADQEYPSLSGTNTARDFVEFPSQFNEHWVSDPKVFSHFAKHYQTGEAMPQELVDKIKKADKFNKGYSMTELLSAALLDMHWHMLTADQPQQDVDKFEAESLQKDKVDLSYVPPRYRSSYFQHIWGNGYAAGYYAYLWTEMLADDAFQWFTEHGGLTAENGQRFRDMILSRGNSQDLEKLYIDWRGKEPSIEPMLINRGLKDE from the coding sequence ATGCGTTTATCCACATTGGTGCTGGCGATCGGCATGGCGCTGGGCTCGCAGGCACAGGCAGCAGAAACCCAACCTCACGCCGACCATAGCGCGCTACCCAGCGGCCAGGCGAAGGAGGCTACCGTGACCGGTGAAGCCAATCAGCACGACAAGCAAAAGACTCAGAATCCGTTCTTCTATCAAAGCCGCCTGCCGTTCCAGGCGCCGCCGTTCAACCTGATCAAGGAAAGCGACTACGCGCCGGCGATCGACGCGGGCATCAAGCAAAAGCGGGAAGAGGTGGAGAAGATCGCCAACAACCCGGCCAAGCCCAACTTCAAGAATACCTTTGTGGCGCTGGAGCAGGCCGGTTCGCTGCTGACGCGGGTGATGAACGTGTTCGGCGCCATGACCTCGGCTAATACCAGCGATGCGCTGCAGAAGCTGGATGAAGAAACCTCGCCGAAGCTGGCGGCGCTGAACGACGACATCATGCTCAACGGCAAGCTGTTCGCGCGCATCAAGGCCATCTATCAAGATCGCGATGCGCTGAAGCTGGATCCGGAGTCGCGTCGGCTGGTGGAAGTCACCTATAAGAACTTCGAGCTGGCGGGCGCCAACCTGTCGGACGCCGACAAGGCCAAACTGAAAGCGCTGAACCAGGAAGCGGCGACGCTGAGCACCCAGTTCACCAACAAACTGCTGGCGGCGAGCAAAAACGGCGCGCTGGCGATAACCGACCCGGCGAAGCTGGACGGTCTGTCCGAAGGTGAGCTGGCCGCGGCAGCGCAGGCGGCCGCCGAGCGCAAGCTGGAGAAACAGTGGCTGTTGGTGCTGCAGAACACCACCCAGCAGCCGCTGCTGCAGAGCCTGAAAGATCGCGGCACCCGCCAAGCGCTGTTCGACGCCTCCTGGACGCGTGCGGAGAAGGGGGACGGCAACGATACCCGCCAGACCATTTCCCGTCTGGCCAAGGTGCGCGCCGAGCAGGCCAAACTGCTGGGCTACCCGAACTACGCCGCCTGGAAGCTGCAAAACCAGATGGCCAAAACGCCGGATGCCGCCTTGAGCTTTATGCGCAACATCGTGCCGGCGGCCACCGCGCGCGCCGAGCGTGAAGCCAAAGACATTCAGGCGGTGATCGATCAGCAGAAAGGCGACTTCAAGGTGCAGGCCTGGGACTGGCAGTTCTATGCTGAACAGGTGCGCAAGGCCAAGTACGATCTGGACGAATCGCAGATCAAACCTTACTTCGAGCTGAACAACGTGCTGAACAACGGCGTGTTCTACGCCGCCAACCTGCTGTACGGCATCAGCTTCAAAGAACGCAAGGACATTCCGGTCTACCAGCCGGACGTTAAGGTGTATGAAGTGTTCGACAAGGACGGCAAATCGCTGGCACTGTTCTACACCGACTACTTCAAGCGCGACAACAAGGGCGGCGGCGCCTGGATGAGCAACTTCGTCGATCAGTCGAAGCTCAACGGCACCAAGCCGGTGATCTACAACGTCGCCAACTTCACCAAACCGGCGCCGGGGCAGCCGGCGCTGCTGTCGTATGACGACGTGATCACCATGTTCCACGAGTTCGGCCACGCGCTGCACGGCATGTTCGCCGATCAGGAATACCCGAGCCTGTCGGGCACCAACACCGCGCGCGATTTCGTCGAGTTCCCGTCGCAGTTCAACGAGCACTGGGTCAGCGATCCGAAAGTGTTCAGCCACTTCGCCAAGCACTACCAGACCGGCGAGGCGATGCCGCAGGAACTGGTCGACAAGATCAAGAAGGCCGACAAGTTCAACAAGGGCTACAGCATGACCGAGCTGCTCTCCGCCGCGCTGCTGGACATGCACTGGCACATGCTGACCGCCGATCAGCCGCAGCAGGACGTGGACAAGTTCGAGGCCGAGTCGCTGCAAAAAGACAAGGTGGATCTCAGCTATGTGCCGCCGCGCTACCGTTCCAGCTACTTCCAGCACATCTGGGGTAACGGCTACGCCGCGGGCTACTACGCCTATCTGTGGACGGAAATGCTGGCGGACGACGCCTTCCAGTGGTTCACCGAGCACGGTGGCCTGACCGCCGAAAACGGCCAGCGTTTCCGCGACATGATCCTGTCGCGCGGCAACAGCCAGGATCTGGAGAAGCTGTACATCGACTGGCGCGGCAAAGAGCCGAGCATTGAACCGATGCTGATCAACCGCGGGCTGAAGGACGAATAA